The Planctomycetota bacterium genome has a window encoding:
- a CDS encoding heparinase II/III family protein, which translates to MILDTTTIHDLAALLKPHMHLPAWPGLSDPAAKARARQWAKKLGLWERLGRGSDPQKPIPVVRRSHYRDYRRTGNRTLGETALRGRAQTTEQAALALWLGHPAGDLDYVQDLLWAWCETSSWIWPAHEHCTIDLGSSHIARLLAEILWMLDDRLEDEVKQRVGAEIQRRALDALHDWRHPDGWWTVTMNWNHVCNANLIAAALYRIRDVGQLAAFLHPLVQRLDYAIQGFPPDGGCLEGPSYWNYGFGHFLDAAVALHYRTGGRLNLVQGEHIERICRYPLAAHIEGPLRSTFADSSNGYISAESALEINRFLHLPELYEVAARDKQGRLAVAGWRGLLLYHGERVTGKADTRDYLLPDLGMAKLRAGGTTLLTLAGRNDVPHNHNDIGSFILHRHGKCLLTDPGAPKYTAKTFGPKRYEILFCRSRGHSVPLINGREQPTGGHYRGTLAVEGLNAAGPKSATIDMTHAYDDRTLSRLLRRFDLAPDGHVELRDRFAFTRAPRRLEEAFITFEPVRIARGGRAAVVGRGRRSVTITTRTPGRFAAERLVEESEEGRTGAVVTRLTFAPARLEREMALVFRIA; encoded by the coding sequence ATGATTCTCGATACGACCACCATTCATGACCTCGCCGCCCTGCTCAAGCCTCACATGCATCTGCCGGCCTGGCCCGGCCTTTCGGACCCCGCCGCCAAGGCCCGCGCGAGGCAGTGGGCGAAGAAGCTGGGCCTCTGGGAACGCCTGGGCCGCGGGAGCGACCCTCAGAAGCCAATCCCCGTCGTCCGGCGGTCGCACTATCGCGACTACCGCCGCACCGGCAACCGCACCCTCGGCGAGACCGCCTTGCGCGGCAGGGCTCAAACCACCGAGCAGGCCGCGCTCGCCCTCTGGCTCGGCCATCCCGCCGGGGACCTCGATTACGTGCAGGACCTGCTCTGGGCCTGGTGCGAGACGTCGAGCTGGATCTGGCCGGCCCACGAGCACTGCACGATTGACCTCGGCTCGTCGCACATCGCCCGCCTGCTGGCCGAGATCCTCTGGATGCTCGACGACCGGCTGGAGGACGAGGTCAAGCAGCGCGTGGGGGCCGAAATCCAGCGCCGCGCGCTCGATGCCTTGCACGACTGGAGGCATCCCGACGGCTGGTGGACGGTGACGATGAACTGGAACCACGTGTGCAACGCGAACCTGATCGCGGCGGCGCTCTACCGCATCCGCGACGTGGGGCAGCTCGCGGCGTTCCTCCACCCGCTCGTCCAGCGGCTCGACTACGCGATTCAGGGCTTCCCGCCCGATGGCGGTTGCCTCGAGGGGCCGAGCTACTGGAACTACGGCTTCGGGCATTTCCTCGACGCGGCCGTCGCGCTGCATTATCGCACCGGGGGCCGCCTGAACCTCGTGCAGGGCGAGCACATCGAGCGCATCTGCCGCTACCCGCTGGCCGCGCACATCGAGGGGCCGCTGCGCTCGACCTTCGCCGACAGCTCGAACGGCTACATCAGCGCCGAGAGCGCCCTCGAGATCAACCGCTTCCTGCACCTGCCCGAGTTGTACGAGGTCGCGGCCCGCGACAAGCAGGGCCGTCTCGCCGTGGCGGGCTGGCGCGGCCTGCTGCTGTACCACGGCGAGAGGGTCACGGGCAAGGCCGACACCCGCGACTACCTGCTGCCCGACCTCGGCATGGCGAAGCTGCGCGCGGGGGGCACCACGCTGCTCACCCTCGCCGGGCGCAACGACGTGCCTCACAACCACAACGACATCGGCAGCTTCATCCTCCACAGGCACGGCAAGTGCCTCCTCACGGACCCCGGCGCGCCGAAGTACACGGCGAAGACCTTCGGACCCAAGCGCTACGAGATCCTCTTCTGCCGTTCACGGGGCCATTCGGTGCCGCTCATCAACGGCAGAGAACAGCCGACTGGCGGCCACTATCGCGGCACTCTGGCGGTCGAGGGCCTCAATGCGGCCGGCCCCAAGAGCGCCACCATCGACATGACGCACGCCTACGACGACAGGACGCTGTCGCGCCTCCTCCGCCGCTTCGACCTGGCGCCGGATGGCCATGTGGAGTTGCGCGACCGCTTCGCCTTCACGCGCGCGCCGCGGCGGCTCGAAGAGGCGTTCATCACCTTCGAGCCCGTGCGCATCGCGCGAGGCGGGCGTGCCGCCGTGGTGGGCAGGGGCCGCCGCAGCGTGACCATCACCACACGGACGCCCGGGCGCTTCGCCGCCGAGCGCCTCGTCGAGGAGTCCGAGGAGGGGCGGACCGGCGCTGTGGTTACCCGCCTCACGTTCGCGCCCGCGCGACTCGAAAGGGAGATGGCCTTGGTATTCAGGATAGCGTGA
- a CDS encoding HEAT repeat domain-containing protein: MPLIALAVGAVVLAAVGALWLANRGGRAPAAATTPGASPSASPAATPTRDVTVVSVPASYSDPAVARLAAQLRAPALRSRVEAAESLAALGPRAREAVPALLNAMARKNSEIEFARAVSKAIKAIGPAAVPPLAAALRSGNPQARFHAAAALNRLGPDGAGATDALIEVLEGDEDMTVRSNAAVALGAIGPAASAALPALKRAAGNPNERLGGNAAKAELRVRAQMAIDQIKGTIGK; the protein is encoded by the coding sequence GTGCCGTTGATCGCGCTGGCCGTCGGCGCTGTTGTTCTGGCGGCGGTCGGCGCCCTGTGGCTGGCCAACCGCGGGGGCCGTGCCCCCGCGGCTGCGACGACGCCCGGCGCATCGCCCAGCGCTTCCCCTGCCGCCACGCCCACCCGCGACGTCACGGTGGTGTCGGTGCCGGCCAGCTACTCGGACCCCGCCGTCGCGCGGCTTGCCGCTCAGCTTCGCGCGCCGGCCCTGCGCTCGCGGGTCGAGGCCGCGGAGTCGCTCGCCGCGCTCGGGCCGCGAGCGCGCGAGGCCGTCCCCGCGCTCCTCAACGCCATGGCCCGCAAGAACAGCGAGATCGAGTTCGCCCGGGCCGTGAGCAAGGCGATCAAGGCCATCGGGCCCGCCGCCGTGCCGCCGCTTGCCGCGGCCCTGCGGTCAGGCAACCCACAGGCCAGGTTCCACGCCGCCGCGGCGCTCAACCGGCTGGGGCCCGACGGCGCCGGCGCCACCGACGCCTTGATCGAAGTGCTGGAGGGTGACGAGGACATGACCGTGCGGTCGAACGCGGCGGTGGCCCTGGGCGCGATCGGCCCGGCGGCCTCGGCGGCCCTGCCCGCGCTGAAGCGCGCCGCGGGCAACCCCAACGAACGCCTCGGCGGCAACGCCGCGAAGGCGGAACTGCGCGTTCGCGCCCAGATGGCCATTGACCAGATCAAGGGCACGATCGGCAAGTAG
- a CDS encoding MFS transporter, with product MNWEMYLRLCLVVFLQFAIWGAWSPVLAARLFGPLKFTGKQVGWTYGTMYLGCIVSPLIGGLITDRWVATQWFLAAAHLVGGILLLAAARQTRFRSLFLVMCGYALAFAPTLPLLNSLVFRHLAEARTTFFSVSVWGVIAWVLAGWGLTAWRKMKGAGDGSDCLRLAGVLSLVLAVYCLFLPHTPPPETPGEALPFIKAFGLLGDANFLVFIAVAFVVATQLQFYFLGTAPFLGELGVQSKNMPAVMSIAQSAQVLATVYVAFHEKAVLGTLGFRWTLALGAAMWGLLYAVYAVGRPKGVVLAAQALHGMAYAFFIGIGFIYVNQAATADFSASAQALLTVSLFGFGFFGGTQLTGAVMDALKVEGKFRWRAIFLVPCVVVLAAAAALAALFRG from the coding sequence ATGAACTGGGAGATGTATCTGCGGCTGTGTCTGGTGGTGTTCCTCCAATTCGCCATCTGGGGGGCCTGGTCGCCGGTCCTGGCGGCACGGCTCTTCGGGCCGCTGAAGTTCACCGGGAAACAGGTGGGCTGGACGTATGGGACGATGTACCTCGGCTGCATTGTCTCGCCACTCATCGGCGGGCTGATCACCGACCGATGGGTCGCCACCCAGTGGTTCCTGGCGGCCGCCCATCTGGTCGGCGGCATCCTGTTGCTGGCGGCGGCGCGGCAGACACGCTTCCGCAGCCTCTTCCTTGTGATGTGCGGCTATGCGTTGGCCTTCGCGCCCACGCTGCCGCTCCTGAACTCCTTGGTCTTCCGCCACCTGGCCGAGGCGAGGACGACGTTCTTCTCGGTCTCGGTGTGGGGCGTCATCGCCTGGGTGCTGGCCGGCTGGGGGCTGACGGCGTGGCGCAAGATGAAGGGCGCAGGCGACGGCAGCGACTGCCTGCGGCTCGCCGGCGTGCTGTCCCTTGTGCTGGCCGTTTACTGTCTGTTCCTGCCCCACACGCCGCCGCCCGAGACGCCCGGCGAGGCCCTGCCCTTCATCAAGGCGTTTGGGCTGTTGGGCGACGCCAACTTCCTCGTCTTCATCGCCGTGGCGTTCGTGGTGGCGACGCAGCTCCAGTTCTACTTCCTTGGCACGGCGCCATTTCTGGGCGAGCTGGGGGTTCAGAGCAAGAACATGCCGGCCGTGATGTCCATCGCCCAGTCGGCGCAGGTGTTGGCCACGGTGTACGTGGCGTTCCATGAGAAGGCGGTGCTCGGCACGCTCGGGTTCCGCTGGACTCTGGCCCTGGGTGCGGCGATGTGGGGGCTGCTCTACGCCGTGTATGCCGTGGGGCGGCCGAAGGGCGTGGTGCTGGCGGCGCAGGCGCTGCACGGCATGGCCTACGCCTTCTTCATCGGCATCGGGTTCATCTACGTCAATCAGGCGGCGACGGCGGACTTCTCGGCCTCGGCCCAGGCGCTGCTCACGGTGAGCCTGTTTGGCTTCGGCTTCTTCGGGGGCACGCAGCTCACGGGCGCGGTGATGGACGCCTTGAAGGTGGAAGGCAAGTTCCGCTGGCGGGCGATCTTCCTGGTGCCATGCGTGGTGGTGCTGGCGGCGGCGGCGGCGCTCGCCGCGCTGTTCCGGGGCTGA
- a CDS encoding uroporphyrinogen decarboxylase family protein: MDFAQHNAEVEEVWQRFREGKPSRVPMVLGISSRFTILNPAINTKGVTYEEYFNDPDVMFETQLRHQHWVRHHLVQDAEMGLPEAWTVSVDFQNSYEVLWWGAPLRFIEGNVPDSPPCITDEGKAAFIARGVPDPFGGWMGRNWEYFEHFKRRAESGYEFCGRPVKAGSPTGCGTDGPFTIACALRGPTGICLDMYADPAFYHDLMSLLVEGTIRRIRAYRERLGQPVESKAWGFADDSIALLSVDTYRELVLPYHKRLIAAFGPEGPNSIHLCGDATRHFKTVRDELKVTSFDTGFPVDHGALRRELGPGITIQGGPHVELLRTGTPRAVRAEAKRILQSGVMEGGKFILREGNNLAPFTPPDNVAAMYAACKDHGRYSW, encoded by the coding sequence ATGGATTTCGCGCAGCACAACGCCGAGGTGGAAGAGGTGTGGCAACGCTTCCGCGAGGGCAAGCCCTCGCGGGTGCCGATGGTGCTCGGCATCTCGTCGCGCTTCACCATCCTCAATCCTGCCATCAACACAAAGGGGGTCACCTACGAGGAATACTTCAACGACCCCGATGTGATGTTCGAGACCCAGCTCCGCCATCAGCACTGGGTCCGCCACCATCTCGTCCAGGACGCCGAGATGGGCCTGCCCGAGGCCTGGACGGTGAGCGTGGATTTCCAGAACAGCTACGAGGTGCTCTGGTGGGGCGCGCCCCTGCGGTTCATCGAGGGCAACGTGCCCGACTCCCCGCCCTGCATCACGGACGAGGGCAAGGCGGCCTTCATCGCCCGCGGCGTGCCCGACCCCTTCGGCGGGTGGATGGGGCGGAACTGGGAGTATTTTGAGCATTTCAAGCGGCGGGCGGAGAGCGGCTACGAGTTCTGCGGCCGGCCCGTCAAGGCAGGCTCGCCCACCGGCTGCGGCACCGACGGGCCGTTCACCATCGCCTGCGCGCTCCGCGGTCCGACCGGTATCTGCCTGGACATGTACGCCGACCCCGCCTTCTACCACGACCTGATGTCGCTGCTGGTGGAGGGGACGATTCGCCGCATCCGAGCCTACCGCGAGCGCCTCGGCCAGCCCGTCGAATCGAAGGCGTGGGGCTTCGCCGACGACAGCATCGCGCTCCTGTCGGTAGACACCTACCGCGAGCTCGTGCTGCCCTATCACAAGCGGCTCATCGCGGCGTTCGGCCCGGAAGGCCCCAACTCGATTCACCTGTGCGGCGACGCCACGCGGCACTTCAAGACGGTTCGGGACGAACTGAAGGTGACGAGCTTCGACACTGGCTTCCCCGTAGACCACGGGGCGCTCCGCCGCGAGCTGGGCCCCGGCATCACGATCCAGGGAGGGCCGCACGTCGAGCTGCTGCGAACCGGCACGCCGCGCGCCGTGCGCGCCGAGGCCAAGCGCATCCTCCAGTCGGGCGTCATGGAGGGCGGCAAGTTCATCCTGCGCGAGGGCAATAACCTGGCCCCCTTCACCCCGCCCGACAACGTCGCGGCCATGTACGCCGCGTGCAAGGACCACGGCCGGTACTCCTGGTAG
- a CDS encoding transposase produces MPQYRRWRVEGGMYFLTVVTHERMPLFEEGWTRQLLRQAIAAVRKLRPFEMVAVVLMPDHVHMLWQLPENDDDFSTRLGGIKYAFTRAYLTAGGKEGATSGGRTRHRNRGVWQKRFYEHRIRDDRDFTRHVEYMHYNPVKHGHVDSPAKWPWSSFHRYVKLGLYGKEWSDPTKANELGPTPGFE; encoded by the coding sequence ATGCCGCAATACCGCAGGTGGCGGGTGGAGGGCGGCATGTACTTCCTGACGGTTGTCACCCACGAGCGCATGCCGCTCTTTGAGGAAGGCTGGACCCGGCAACTGCTGCGGCAGGCCATCGCCGCGGTGCGCAAACTACGGCCCTTTGAGATGGTGGCGGTTGTCCTCATGCCGGACCACGTCCACATGCTCTGGCAGCTCCCCGAGAATGATGACGACTTCTCGACACGTCTCGGCGGCATCAAGTATGCATTCACGCGAGCCTACCTCACCGCTGGCGGGAAGGAGGGCGCGACAAGCGGAGGGCGCACGCGACACCGGAACCGCGGGGTGTGGCAGAAGCGCTTCTACGAGCATCGGATCCGGGACGACCGCGATTTCACCCGGCACGTAGAGTACATGCACTACAACCCGGTGAAGCACGGTCACGTGGATTCGCCAGCCAAGTGGCCATGGTCGAGCTTTCATCGCTACGTGAAGCTAGGGCTTTACGGCAAGGAGTGGTCCGACCCGACAAAAGCCAATGAGCTTGGCCCAACGCCCGGCTTTGAGTGA
- a CDS encoding uroporphyrinogen decarboxylase family protein translates to MQPRDFVLEQIDHRETRPVPFTLGFEGDVAERVDRHYGSPDWRQRLTPYIVSVAAVETDIRTPLDDGHHRDGYGGVWRTDRRPWHLERPPLARPSFDGYEFPRPEVFLRPEWKATALRTCEERRESFLIGSLGWGLFERSWNLRGFENALMDAATEPDFYAEMLDRLADLYLAFVRYTADLPVDAIMFGDDWGDQRGVILGPERWRRFLKPRWARLYQAVHDAGKLVITHSCGSIEAILPDIIEIGLDVLESVQPEAAGMNPYGLKKRWGDQLTFWGGLGSQSTIPFGTPAAIRAEVRRLCREMGRGGGYILAPAKGLQPETPTENAVAVIEAFTNQDA, encoded by the coding sequence ATGCAGCCCCGCGACTTCGTCCTCGAGCAGATCGACCACCGCGAGACCCGCCCTGTTCCGTTCACCCTCGGCTTCGAGGGCGACGTGGCCGAGCGCGTGGATCGGCATTACGGCAGCCCCGACTGGCGCCAGCGGCTCACGCCCTACATCGTTAGCGTCGCGGCCGTGGAGACGGACATTCGCACGCCCCTCGACGACGGCCACCACCGTGACGGCTACGGCGGCGTCTGGCGCACCGACCGCCGCCCCTGGCACCTCGAGCGCCCGCCCCTCGCGCGGCCCTCCTTCGACGGCTATGAGTTCCCCAGGCCCGAGGTGTTCCTCCGCCCCGAGTGGAAGGCGACGGCTCTGCGCACCTGTGAGGAACGCCGCGAGAGCTTCCTCATCGGCAGCCTCGGCTGGGGCCTCTTCGAACGAAGCTGGAACCTGCGCGGCTTCGAGAATGCCCTGATGGATGCGGCGACCGAGCCCGACTTCTACGCCGAGATGCTCGATCGGCTGGCCGACCTCTACCTGGCCTTCGTGCGCTACACGGCCGACCTGCCCGTGGACGCGATCATGTTCGGCGACGACTGGGGCGACCAGCGCGGCGTGATCCTCGGCCCCGAGCGCTGGCGGCGCTTCCTCAAGCCCCGGTGGGCCAGGCTCTACCAGGCCGTGCACGACGCCGGCAAGCTCGTCATCACCCACTCGTGCGGCTCCATCGAGGCCATCCTGCCCGACATCATCGAGATCGGCCTCGACGTGCTGGAGAGCGTGCAGCCCGAGGCCGCAGGGATGAACCCCTACGGCCTCAAGAAGCGGTGGGGCGACCAGCTCACCTTCTGGGGCGGCCTGGGCAGCCAAAGCACCATCCCGTTCGGCACGCCCGCGGCGATTCGCGCCGAGGTGCGGCGCCTGTGCCGCGAGATGGGCCGCGGCGGCGGCTACATCCTTGCCCCCGCCAAGGGCCTCCAGCCCGAAACGCCCACCGAGAACGCCGTGGCCGTGATCGAGGCGTTCACGAACCAGGATGCATGA
- the argH gene encoding argininosuccinate lyase → MAKLWDKGYAVNQELEAFTTGDDYLLDRELVEADCAASIAHARMLAKIGILTGAEADALAAELAAIAADSRSGAFTVEPADEDCHTAIENRLVARLGDLGKKVHTCRSRNDQVIAALRLYAKAKMHELFDAGLGLAATLRGFAEKHQRVPMIGRTHTQVAMPSSVGLWAAAWLESLLDDLRLLEAAYEVADQCPLGSAASYGVPMPIDRQLTSDLLGFASVQNNVLYANNSRGKIESVILGACVQIAIDLSRVAQDLINFSLPEFGYFVIPKELCTGSSIMPQKRNPCGMELVRAKASTILACNDQILNTLKGLPSGYNRDFQETKRPFFRGVALTIACVRVMDVTFQKLEVCEERLVSAFTAAPEVFATDEALRLVVEGVPFRDAYRQVAASLDQLGAADPRASIALRSHIGGPANLRLEVADAGIEHVREFVAQRRDRLRRALDGLMGS, encoded by the coding sequence ATGGCCAAGCTGTGGGATAAGGGCTACGCGGTCAATCAGGAGCTCGAAGCCTTCACGACGGGCGACGACTATCTCCTGGACCGCGAACTGGTCGAGGCCGATTGCGCCGCCTCGATCGCCCACGCCCGCATGCTCGCCAAGATCGGCATCCTCACCGGCGCCGAGGCCGACGCGCTGGCCGCCGAGCTCGCCGCCATCGCCGCCGACAGCCGCTCGGGCGCCTTCACGGTGGAGCCAGCCGACGAGGATTGCCACACGGCCATCGAGAACCGCCTCGTCGCCCGCCTCGGCGATCTGGGCAAGAAGGTCCACACCTGCCGCTCGCGCAACGACCAGGTGATCGCCGCTCTGCGCCTCTACGCCAAGGCCAAGATGCACGAGCTGTTCGACGCCGGCCTGGGCCTGGCCGCCACGCTGCGCGGCTTCGCCGAGAAGCATCAGCGCGTGCCCATGATCGGCCGCACCCACACGCAAGTGGCAATGCCGTCCAGCGTTGGATTGTGGGCGGCGGCGTGGCTCGAATCGCTGCTCGACGACCTGCGCCTCCTCGAGGCTGCCTACGAGGTGGCCGACCAATGCCCCCTGGGCTCCGCCGCAAGCTATGGCGTGCCGATGCCCATAGACCGGCAGTTGACCAGCGACCTTCTCGGCTTCGCAAGTGTCCAAAATAACGTGCTTTACGCCAATAACAGCCGCGGCAAGATCGAGTCCGTCATCCTCGGCGCCTGCGTCCAGATCGCCATTGACCTGAGCCGCGTGGCCCAGGATCTCATCAACTTCAGCCTCCCGGAATTCGGCTACTTCGTGATTCCCAAGGAGCTATGCACGGGCAGCAGCATCATGCCGCAGAAACGCAACCCATGCGGGATGGAGCTGGTGCGAGCCAAGGCGAGCACTATACTGGCCTGCAATGACCAGATACTTAATACGCTCAAGGGCCTGCCGTCCGGCTATAACCGCGACTTTCAGGAGACCAAACGCCCCTTCTTCCGGGGCGTGGCCCTCACCATCGCCTGCGTGCGAGTGATGGATGTAACATTCCAGAAGCTCGAGGTTTGCGAAGAGCGGCTCGTGTCGGCGTTCACGGCCGCGCCCGAGGTGTTCGCGACCGATGAGGCGCTGCGCCTGGTGGTCGAGGGGGTTCCCTTCCGCGACGCCTACCGCCAGGTGGCGGCCTCGCTAGACCAGTTGGGCGCGGCCGACCCCAGGGCCAGCATCGCTCTGCGTTCGCATATCGGAGGCCCGGCGAATCTGCGGCTCGAGGTTGCCGACGCCGGGATCGAGCACGTCAGGGAGTTCGTCGCGCAGCGGCGAGACCGACTGAGGCGAGCGCTTGACGGCCTGATGGGTTCGTGA
- a CDS encoding argininosuccinate synthase has product MDIKAILKKVEDAPVPKVKKVAVAYSGGLDSTLGIEMLRRKYKAESIVAICVDVGQGADEIAEARRKAKLLNFEKDMILVDAKDEFTNEWLTKAIRANSDYNGYPVSTSMTRQLVARIAAVEGAKRGCDAVLEGSTGKGNDQYRMHNTFKLFAPHMEVLAFVRDFDLTRKEEEAICAEWGVPVKEQLTGGDDKTMWCRSIASGAIDLNQELPDDIWQWLVPPRKASDKGETVTLRYVEGIPVELNGKETPLDELIAQLNVIAGRNGVGYIDMFEDGIMDLKSREIYEAPAAHVILKLHRDLEQQCLPKEEIQFKKMIDAKWAYMTYHGEWYHPLKADLDAFIAQSQKPVNGSFKVDLYKGNIVITGRESKTSLFSPEIRSIKSRGFDQRWAVNAAKIRGLPFEILSKRNEAMKG; this is encoded by the coding sequence ATGGACATCAAGGCCATCCTGAAGAAAGTCGAAGACGCGCCGGTGCCCAAGGTCAAGAAGGTGGCGGTCGCCTACTCGGGCGGGCTGGACTCCACGCTGGGCATCGAGATGCTCCGCCGCAAGTACAAGGCCGAGAGCATCGTGGCCATCTGCGTGGATGTGGGCCAGGGCGCAGACGAGATCGCCGAGGCCCGCCGCAAGGCCAAGCTGCTGAACTTCGAGAAGGACATGATCCTGGTGGACGCCAAGGACGAGTTCACCAACGAATGGCTCACCAAGGCCATCCGAGCGAACTCGGACTATAATGGCTACCCGGTCTCGACCTCGATGACACGCCAGCTCGTGGCCCGCATCGCGGCCGTGGAGGGCGCCAAGCGCGGCTGCGACGCCGTGCTCGAAGGCTCCACCGGCAAGGGCAACGACCAGTACCGCATGCACAACACCTTCAAGCTCTTCGCCCCGCACATGGAGGTGCTCGCCTTCGTGCGCGACTTCGACCTCACGCGCAAGGAGGAAGAGGCCATCTGCGCCGAGTGGGGCGTGCCCGTCAAGGAGCAGCTCACCGGCGGCGACGACAAAACCATGTGGTGCCGCTCCATCGCCAGCGGGGCCATTGACCTCAACCAGGAGCTGCCCGACGACATCTGGCAATGGCTCGTGCCGCCGCGCAAGGCCAGCGACAAGGGCGAGACGGTCACCCTCCGCTACGTCGAGGGCATCCCGGTCGAGCTCAATGGCAAGGAGACGCCGCTCGACGAGCTCATCGCGCAGCTCAACGTCATCGCCGGCCGCAACGGCGTGGGCTACATTGACATGTTCGAGGACGGGATCATGGACCTCAAGAGCCGCGAGATCTACGAGGCCCCCGCGGCCCACGTGATTCTCAAGCTCCACCGCGACCTCGAGCAGCAGTGCCTGCCCAAGGAGGAGATTCAGTTCAAGAAGATGATTGACGCGAAGTGGGCGTATATGACTTACCACGGCGAGTGGTATCACCCGCTGAAGGCCGACCTCGATGCCTTCATCGCCCAGTCGCAGAAGCCGGTGAACGGCTCGTTCAAGGTGGACCTCTACAAGGGCAACATCGTCATCACGGGCCGCGAGTCCAAGACCTCGCTCTTCAGCCCCGAGATCCGCTCGATCAAGAGCCGCGGTTTCGACCAGCGGTGGGCCGTCAATGCCGCCAAGATCCGCGGCCTGCCGTTCGAAATCCTCTCGAAGCGCAACGAGGCCATGAAGGGCTGA
- a CDS encoding DUF5615 family PIN-like protein has product MRLLVDKNLPRSFVHRLRQAGHDALDLREIGRTGASDAEVLALANRDARVVLSGNHRHFANVLLFPPAKSQGIVVVRMPKCTIQAVMARVESVLATLGEAHIRGSLIIVDPTRVRRRR; this is encoded by the coding sequence ATGCGCCTCCTGGTGGACAAGAACCTCCCGCGGTCCTTCGTGCACCGCCTGCGTCAGGCGGGCCACGATGCCCTTGACCTGCGCGAAATCGGCCGCACAGGCGCCTCCGACGCCGAGGTTCTTGCCCTGGCAAACCGGGATGCTCGCGTGGTGCTGTCCGGCAATCACAGGCACTTCGCCAATGTCCTTCTCTTTCCCCCGGCGAAGTCGCAGGGCATTGTCGTCGTCCGTATGCCCAAGTGCACCATCCAGGCCGTGATGGCCCGCGTTGAGAGCGTTCTAGCGACCCTGGGCGAGGCCCACATCCGTGGGTCTCTGATCATAGTGGACCCCACCCGCGTCCGACGCCGAAGGTAA
- a CDS encoding DUF433 domain-containing protein, with amino-acid sequence MIDRITADPAVCGGQACIHGTRVPVYVILDFLAAGNTVEEILEEYPQLTREDVLAAIEYAAMLAREEFEPVGTH; translated from the coding sequence ATGATTGACCGGATCACGGCGGACCCAGCGGTCTGCGGCGGGCAGGCATGCATCCACGGAACCCGCGTGCCCGTGTACGTCATCCTCGACTTCCTGGCCGCGGGGAACACCGTGGAGGAGATCCTCGAGGAATACCCCCAATTGACCCGTGAGGACGTCCTGGCTGCCATCGAGTACGCGGCGATGCTGGCCCGCGAGGAGTTCGAGCCCGTCGGGACCCACTGA